ccagtttctaaatctaaacccctcctctgtACACCATCGTCTACACCATTCCCCTCCACTCCTCCAAAACAGCCCTCGTGGCCCAGAAGACGAGATGGAAGTCTCCCCAATGCTGGAGAGGGAGCTTCACCTTACCCTTGAAATCGCAGGTGTCCACCAGAAAATGGTGAAGCTCATCCCGCAGAACAGTGTGGGACGATGCCGTAGACCCATGTTGATCCTCTGGCGGGGCCCCTGTTACGATCCTGTAGCTCACAGAAATGAGCATAGAGGGAGCAGACCACAGGTGCAGCAACAATACCAGTGGTGCCGCGAACCTGCCTATATCTCCAGAAAGGgtaagggagaggagggaagtgaGCAGCTCCTAAAGGGTCCAGGATGGGAGACATAAAAACTACCCCCTGAGGTTCATCTAAGGACCGGGGAAATGAGGCAACCCCTGGTTGGCAGCAGTATGGAAGGTAAAGGGGACAGAAATGAGCCAGAGCACAAGGAGAAAACATTTAGGTCTTTTTATGTGTAAAGAGCTGGAGCAGTCTGTCCCGGATCTGTCTGGTCCTCACCCCATAAATGATGGGGTGTAGCACGGGGGGCACCATGTGGTACACACTGGTAAGGAGAATGCGTAAATGCAGTGGCACATTGTGGCCAAACCGCTGAATGAGGGAGGAGAATAAATCTGGGATGTATAAAGCCGAGATGGCACAAATATGAGAGATGCAGGTCCCAAAAGTTTTGAGCCGggcatcctttgtggggaggcggaagatggccctgaggatcaGAGTATAGGACACGACGATAAAAAAACCATCTATTCCGATCACAAAGAGAAGATCAAACAGGCCATAGTAACTACTGCTGCGGATGTCAGcacaggccagcttcaccacagcCATATGCCCACAATAGAAATGGGGGATGATGTtagttctgcaatatggccactggCTCGCCAGGAAGGGATAGGGTAATGCGAGTATGCCACTGCGCAGCACCACAGCCAAGCCAATCTTGGCCACCACAgggtttgtcaggatggtggaatgtctcaggggatggcagatggccacgtagcgatcaaaagccatggccacGAGGATTCCAGACTCCATCCCTGAAAAGGAGTGAACAAAATACAtttgggtgaggcaggcactgaaactgATCTCCcgggaattgaaccagaagatgctcagcattttgggtaCGGTGGATGTGGACATGACCAGGTCGCTGacggccagcatgcagaggaaatagaacaTGGGCCCGTGGAGGCTTGACTCCCTCTTCACGATGAACAGGATGGTAAAGTTCCCCAACACGGCTATGGCGTACATAGCACAGAAGGGAATGGAGATCCAGATATGGGCTTCCTCTAGATCAGGAATACCAAgtaggatgaaggtggaggggttggtgaagaCGGTTGTGTTAGAATCTGACATGGTGTAGGGGAGAAAGTGCCCAACTCTGAGGCATAAGTGTGTCTTCTGCATTTACTGTATGCTCCCCTGACTTTCTGTGTGTTCCCAGGATCTCAGATGATGGTCGCAGTTGCAATGCCTGCATGGAGAGACAACGTTAATATGAGACCCTGCATTCAGTAGTGGAAGCTGTTTTCATGGGAGAAGCAGATTGAACgctcttcacacactgaaaaattacattttaactgTTCAGAGAGAATAAATGTTTACAATGACCCTACTAAATAAAATTCCATCATTGTTCCTTAATGCAATGAGAGCCAGGATAAGGAGTCCATACTGAAGGGAGTTCCCCATTTATCCAGTTCTCAAactcagagaggggaaaaaaacaaacttttgcgAAGACATGTGCTGAGAGAAATATCCCATCTAGAACATACCTCAGGGGAAAGACCTGGGCACCATTGATAGCAGCTCAAGAGAAACACCTGCTCATTCGCAGCACTGGACAAAACAAAAGAATGTTCAGATCCGTAAGATATGGGATGGAGCAGAACATGTTCGGGAATGTGTTCGGTTTTGGTCACCCAGTCTCTATTGAGGAGCTAAAAGTCCGGGACTCTTTAGTGTATACAAGAGACAAAGAAGAGAGCATATGAtggaggagaggaaaataaaaaagaaactgatTTACATTCAAATGGACAGTTCCCAACCAATACTATCTATAGACACTTAGTGCTCCAAGAGGACTAATTccccaaagctgaggaaaattgtCAGCAAAACTGATTGTgaggaaaaatttagacagaaaaatatgaatacaAATTGGTAATTGTTTCATAACAATTTATTAGATATCAGAAAACTCACGATTCCAGAGTCAACAAAGTGAACAACTTTGGGTAAAAACTCAGTTTAGTGCTAAAGTGAAGGCAACAGTTAGAGGGAGGGAAGCAATATGTAACAAAGAGGAAAGAGGGGAAATAGCGAGCCAACAATAGaaatcagaagttaagaaaattgataaggaacgTTAAGACATCAGGAAAAACGCTATGTTTTGCAGGGCTATGGATCACAAAAAAgagtttattaaatatattaagaacaaGATAAATCCTCGAAAATATTTATGTCAAttcctgtgttaaatgtaaaatactgaaatataaaaggaaaggttttttttttaagaaaagaattgACAAGGTTAAGCAACAATGGAAAAGCGGGTATGGGATTAGTTAAAAAAAGTCTTGATACGTAAGTAATGCCATTCACCAACAGGATTTATGCAAAAGAGATCTTGTCAAATAAACCTCATTTCATCCTTTTATGAGAGTACACATTGGTTGATCAAGGGTACACATTTGGTGGATTAAGGGTACCACGCAGATGCAACGAACCTTGATTTCTCAGAGGCATTTGATTTAGTAGTGGAAAATACTGAGTtggtgagttggagcaggggaaggattttACCTTTGCACATGGGATTGGTGAAATAAACTGCATCCCGTTCGGGGatccacatttcaaaaaagatgttgaaaacttGGAGAGGGTGCAGGAAAGAGCCACAAAAAAATATTGTAGGATAGAGAAAAAGATGGATCGTTAAACTTGAAGGTATAGAGCTCTTAACTTATGAAAAAGATTATTGAGTGGAAACTTTCATGTGCAGAAAATCATGTATAATAAAGAGCTCTTAAATCTACCAGACAAAGACTGAGGGAGACCGAagggctgaaagctgaagcctgGTAAATTCCAGCTTGAAATTAAGGCCAAATCTTCACCACTGATATGATCAACCACTGGGACACACTGAAAAGGGAAGTGTTGGATTCTCCAATTCCCCATGTTGGCACatccagactggatgtttttctggaagatctgcttgaaGGGTggtttaaaatgctacagcggtgCTGCCATAGTGCTTCACTATAGACACTACTTACACAGATGGAAGAGTTCTCCCCTCAGCACAGGTaatccccgagaggtggtagcttggtcgatggaagaattcatctcctgctgtctacaccagggcacagattatccaataaattcttggaatgtattggagacaattttttgttCCAGAAGCTGGAAAAACCTACTTGGAGAGCAgttgttctagacttgattttgacATATAAGGAGGAAcaggttgagaatttgaaagtggaaggcaacttgggggaaagtgatcatgaaatgatagagtttatgattctaaggaatggtaggagggagaacagcaaaataaagacaatggatttcaagaaggcagacttgaGCAAACTCAGGGGAGTAGGTAGGCAAGatctcatgggaagcaagtctaaggataaaaacaatagaagacagctATTTTTTCAGAGAGACATCATTAAGGGCACAATAGCAAACAATCCccctgtgtaggaaagataggaagtatggcaggAGACTGCAATGACTTATCCAGTAGATCttgaatgatctaaaaatcaaaaaaggatcctacaaaaagtggaaacaaggtCACATTACAAAGGAGAAATATAAGCAAATAATAATTTGTATATAGgggaaaattagaaaggccaaagcacaaaagaTCAAAATAACTAGAGacaaaagggtaacaagaaaatattctacaaatacctTAGAAGCAAgcggaagaccaaggacagggtagttCCGTTACTAAACAATAAGaggaaatgtggaaatggcagagttgttcaatgacttatttgtttcggttttcacctaGACAGTTAGTGGTGTTTGGACACATACCATagagaatgccagtgaaaatggggTAGGTTCAGATGCTAAAATAGGGAACAAACAAGTTAAAAGTTACttggacaagttagatgtcttgaAGTCACCAGGCCTGAAgaaatgtatcctagaatactcTGAGGGAACTAACTgaggaaatatctgagccattagctattatctttgaaaagtcatgggagacaggGAGATTccggaagactggaaaagagcacacatagtgcctatctataaaaagggaaataagagaaACCCAGGCAATTATCAACCAGTCAGCTTAGCTTCTGTACCAAGTAAGATAATGTAGCAATttattaagaaatcaatttgcaaatgtcTAGAAGATAATGAAGTGATAAGTGAtagcatggatttctcaagaacaaaacATGTCAAACGAACCTCATAGCTTTCCTTGACAGGCTAACAAGGGTAACCTTGGGGCTGGAGGCCATCAGGCAGAATGCACAAGGGTGCACAGAAAAGAGTAACATTTTGGCCAGTGATTCTTTCGCAAACTCATCACTTATGGCAAGGGCCCTGTGATGTTTCATGGTTGTGCAGAGCGGAAAGGATCAAAGACTTACTCTCTATCCCACCACTTCCAGTTGCAGAAGGATTCTCGATCGGGTGAGCTCCTCATCAAGAGATGGGTACCTTTGAATTATGAGATGGAAGTGTCCTCCCTAGGAATCCCACTCAGGTATCTGTGACCTATAACTCTCTAAATCCAGCATCTGCAGCATCATCTGACTCCGAGAGCTTACACACTGGGGGCACAgtttataatatagctctgtgtATTCCCAGTGGGGTTCGCTCAGCCTCTAGAGAAGAAAGGAGGATCTGCATGTAAACAGGCTGGAGATAAGCAACTCTCCGCTTCTGTGCTAATTATCTAGCTTTAgaagtaaacagtaattaaggaaCCTTCCCAAAGAGAGATGAGAACTCatgggctctgtgctgagtcagagaggaattggctgctctgtatgtttctgtgtatgtatttaaaaattatagttaaTGAGTAAGAAAACTAGGGATAATGCCTAACTCTCCTGAGAATCTGATATCCTGTAAATTCTCAGGATAGATGGGTAGATAGGAGACAGAGAGATCAGCAGAAACTTGACTAAGAGGATACACAAGCACTTAGAGCAAATACGTGGGACTTTCACTAAGGGATCAGAGATCATTATACTTTGTAGCACCTTTCATTGATGGATCTTCAAAACTTAGTAAAGGAATGTCACTATGAACATCCCCATTTCACTGAtcagtaaactgaggcacggggagacatgacttttccaaggtcacacagagactGACTGACAAAACCCAAGTGTCTTGACTGCCCTTCCATAACCACGGTCTCTCTGTCAGTAAGTGACCACATGACAACAGGGAAATGGACTTACGGTCTTGCAGGGCCTGTTCACTAgggcggcgggggcgggggcggggaggaattCCGTGgagtgcaacctggaactggggatCGCTGATTCCTCTGGCATACCAATCTggccccctctcacactgtgaggATGTGACAAGCTGCAATCCTCTCAGGTCTTGCACTTACACAGCTATACACAGaaagggacacacccaactgcagttACATGAATGATTTCACTAGCCATCCATGAaacaacaatagagaggctccagccagttcccccCAGTTCCCCAGTGTAGAACCCAAGAGCTGTACTGTCTTATCCTGGCCAAAAGCATGACCAGTGTACGTTTATttcccagtctgcccctccctcaatgtggagaggacaatgcatCAGCCTAAGcatattttgcttttaagttTCAAACAACATCCTGTATTAaggaaaacaatataaaacagctttattaattacagaaagatcgATTGTTTCAGAGATTATAAGTAATagtgtaaagaacaaaattgaaatctgagaaataaacaaaatcacaatCTAAGTGCTATATACTAGACTGACTTTGAATGaaacagtgtctcaccctgatggtTCAAACAATCCACCaatcttccatacacaggctagaaaccccttcagcctgggaccacagCCCCAGTTCAGTCCCAGTTTCTAACGTCTTTGGTGTTGAGTTGTAGGGGAGTGaggaggccaagtgatgatgttgCTTCCACATTTTATAGCTTCTGCAATGTAGAGGGAGCTTCATTTTTCCAAGCAAAAGCCACCAGCACAGTTACTGGAAAGGAACAGCAGCAATATGGAGACCAGTGTCccatcataatcatatcaccaaGGTAAATATGGGGTGCCAAggtgttgctttggggtacagaATGTTACACCTCTCCCCTTAGTTTACTGTAGgagtgtgtgacgggttggatcacagaacccaccgtgggagctgccacctgatgtgccaagactacttctgctcctgctttccctgccaacttgggaacccagcaccctgtcttggtgagccagacacgcccatctgcttcaacacagacccagggtctgaattactcgccccaaagctgcagacttaactggaAGCatcttacagaagtgttcctgtctttaacactcagattcacaaccaatgggatctaaacccaaataaatccgttttaccctgtataaagcttgtacagagtaaactcataaattattctccctctataacactaatagagaAATATGTACAGCTatttgcccctctcccccgcaggtattaatacatactctgggctaattaataagtaaaaagtgattttattaaatacagaaagtaggatttaaatggtttcaagtagtgacagacagaacaaagtgaattaccaagtaaagtaacataaaataaaacacgccagTCTATGTCTAAtccaactgaatacagataaattcCTCACCAgtcccagaatgctcccttttacagacttatctccttttagcctgggtccagcaatcactcccaccccttgcagtcactgtcctttgttccagtttctttcaggtatctttggggaTGGAgaagctctctctttagccagctgaagacaaaatgatggggtctcccatgggcttaaatagactttctcttgtgggtgtagatcccctcctctctcctaagcaaagtccagctacaaaatggagttttggagtcacctgggtgAGTCACATGTCaatgcatgactcagttccttaccagccaagccacctTCCTGGGAAAGCCccgatgtggattggtgtctccaagttcattgttggcttaagtgtttcttgatggggcacttactgagaatagccttttctcaggaagctgaccaactgcttcactacgacctacttagaatcaaacaagtatgcagccaatattcataactttgaatacaaaaatggagaggaaagaaaggtaaaaatcatctctgtaaaatcaggatggaaaataacttcacagggtaatcagattcaaagagcccagaggaaccccctctagcattaggttcaaagttacagcaagcAGAGGTAAACcgtctagcaaaaggaacatttacaagttgagaaaacaaagataaaactaatatGCCTtccctggctgtttacttacaagtttgaaatatgagagacttgttcagaaagatttggggagcctggattgatgtctggttcctcttagtcccaagagcgaacaacctccaaaacaaagagcacaaaaaaaaaagccttccccccaccaagatttgaaggtatcttgtccccttattggtcctttgggtcaggtgtcagccaggttacctgagcttcttaaccctttacagataaaaggattttggagtctctggccaggagggatctTATAGTATtttacacaggagggctgttacccttcccatTATAGTTATGGCAACATGGGACTTGGAACTACCTTGGAGGGCAACCGATCTTTCAGGCTAATGATAGTTGCTTATATATTAAGGATTTTCTTTTACAAGAGATACATCTTAATCTTACCACTGCTCCAGGAAGCTATGTTATCTATTGGCCTGCAGACTGAGATTTATGGTCAACCCTTAGGTCTCaaataccctttaattggactacTTTAGTACCTGATCAATTCCAAAACCTGCTTTCCTCTTACCAGAAGTACAGAAAATCTCTGAATTACAAGGTCAAATTCATGGACTCCAAAATATGTATCAAATTGAAAAACATGCTTTCCATACCACCTACAGAACATCTCTCTTGTGTACTAATAATGATATATCATGTTATGTAACTAAGGCTCTGGGACAACCACATCATAAAATTATATTGGGGATATtgataattttatttgtttttgtttatcctATGAAT
The DNA window shown above is from Trachemys scripta elegans isolate TJP31775 chromosome 1, CAS_Tse_1.0, whole genome shotgun sequence and carries:
- the LOC117873180 gene encoding olfactory receptor 52E4-like, which produces MSDSNTTVFTNPSTFILLGIPDLEEAHIWISIPFCAMYAIAVLGNFTILFIVKRESSLHGPMFYFLCMLAVSDLVMSTSTVPKMLSIFWFNSREISFSACLTQMYFVHSFSGMESGILVAMAFDRYVAICHPLRHSTILTNPVVAKIGLAVVLRSGILALPYPFLASQWPYCRTNIIPHFYCGHMAVVKLACADIRSSSYYGLFDLLFVIGIDGFFIVVSYTLILRAIFRLPTKDARLKTFGTCISHICAISALYIPDLFSSLIQRFGHNVPLHLRILLTSVYHMVPPVLHPIIYGVRTRQIRDRLLQLFTHKKT